TGGGGTGGGCGTCTGGTCTGACGCGAGCGGGACAAACTTGCTGGTCGCACGTGAAGGGGACCCCGCCCCAGGCACGGACCCGGCCTCGGTCTTTACGGGATTCAGCGGGCCGTATCTCAACAGCGCAGGGCAGGTGGCTATCCTTGGCGGCGCGGGTGCCGGTGGCGGCGGCATCTGGTCCGAGCGCACCGGCGTGCTCGGACTGACCGTGCGCAGTGGCGACCCCGCGCCGGTCGGCGGTGCTGGCGTGAACCTCGGCAGCATCAACGGATTCGTCTATAACGACGCCGGGCAGACCGGCTTCCGTGGCTACCTCAGCGGCCCGGGGATCCACAACGACAACAGCGATGGCATCTGGCTACAGACCGATGGCGTCGTCTCAGTGGTAGCACGTGAAGGCAACGCCGCGCCCGGCACGGGGGTGGTCTTCAGCCACATGAGCACCCCCATCATGAACGGTTCGGGCGATATCGCATTCCAAGCCCGCGTCAACGGCGGGGGTATCAACGAATTCAATAACGAAACCCTGTGGCTGCATACCGGCGGAGCGCTGACTCTGGTCGCGCGCGGGGGCCAAGCCGCACCGGGGGCCGGGCCCGGTGTCGCGTTCATGCGCCTCTATGCCCTCAGCGGCATCAATGATGCGGCCCAACTCGCCTTCCACGCCACACTCACCGGCGCCGGCGTGGACGACCACAACGACAGCGGCATCTGGGCACAGCTCAGCGGTGCGCCCGAACTGGTCGCCCGTGCGGGTGACGCCGCCCCGGGCACCGGGCCCGGCGTCGTGTTCGACGGGTTCAACAACCCCTTCCTCAACGCCGCAGGCCAAGTCGCCTTCGAGGCGACCCTCGACGGCACCGGAGTCGACGACACGAACGACCGCGGGATGTGGTCGCAGGGCAGTGGGTCACTCGAACTCATCGCACGCTCGGGGAGTAACGCACCCGGGACCGACACCGGCGTCCTGTTTCGTGCGTTCAGCAGCCCCGTCTTCAACAACGCGGGGCAGACCGCCTTCTTCGCAGACCTCGAAGGCACGGGCGTGGACTTCACCAACGACGAAGGCATCTGGGCGACCAACCTCGCCGGGCAGCTGACCCTCGTCGCGCGTTCGGGCGACACGTTTGATATCGACGACGACCCGCTCACCGAGGACCTGCGCACGATCTCGGCGGTGATGCTGACAACCGGCTCGGGCGGTGAGGACGGCCGACGCACCAGCCTCAACGACGCGGGCCAGCTCGCCTTCTCCCTGCGATTCACCGACGGCAGCGAGGGCGTCTTCGTCGCCACGATCCTCGATATCCTCCTGGGTGATGTCACCGGCGACGGCTTTGTCGGTGCCCAAGACCTCGACGTGCTGCTCGCCAACTGGGGCGAGACGGTCACGCCCGGCACCACAGCAGCGGGCGACCTGTCGGGCGACGGTGTCGTCGGCCAAGCCGACCTCGACATCGTCTTGGGCGCGTGGGGCGATGGCACCCCCGCAGGCTCTACGATCCCCGAGCCCGGCTCGCTGGCATGGCTCGCACTGGGCACGACAGTGCTAATGAAGCGACGTCGCTCAACCCGCCTAAAGTGATTGATTCGACGGTCAACGCCACATCCAGATTCTGCAGATTAGCTATTGATGTCGTGGCCGACGGGACATCGAGAAACCGAATCAAAGCGGGCGAAGAGACTCGAACTCTCAACATTCAGCTTGGAAGGCTGACGCTCTACCAATTGAGCTACGCCCGCGGTGGCTGGGAGCCAAGCGGCTAGTGTAGCCGGGTCGGTGGGGGGGTGCCAGTAGTCCGCGGCGTGCTGGCCAGTGCAAGTCCGATGAGAATTGCGCTTGCTTTACGTGAATATTGGGGTAGGCTTCCCGCGCAGCGGCTTGGTTTGCGGCGTCGGCTACGCAATTCCCATTGATCCGGCTTCATGGCACAGCCCCCCTCTAACATTCCACGCACGGCTTTGAGGGTGCTATTGGTTTTTACCCTTGGGCTGGTGGGACTGCACTTGTTGACGCAGTGGCAGATGGACCGGTCGGCGGTGGAGGACGTTGTGCGGTTTGATCAGCCGACGTATCGGCTGCGGTATCGGCTGCTGAATCTGGACCGTGAGATGTCGCTGCCGATGTGGTTCAGCGCGGCGCTGATGGCGGGCAACGGCGGGCTGATGCTGCTTGCGGGCTGGGCTCAGCATCGGCGCGGTGGGGGGGGTGTGCTGGGCTGGTTGTTTTTGGGGCTCTTCTTTCTTGCGCTCTCTGTCGATGAGGCGTCGGCGATCCATGAGGTGCTGGTCGATCGGGTCCAGGGGTTTCTGGGTGAGTATGCGACGGGGCTGCTGTTTTATGCGTGGTACGTGCCGGTGCTGGCGTTGGGTGCTGTGATCCTGATCGGGCTGGTGCCGTTTCTACGCGGGCTCCCGCGCCGAACGTTCTGGCTCCTGGCGCTGTCGGTGGGGGTGTTTTTGCTGGGGGCAGTCGGTTTTGAGTCGTTGATGGGGATGGCGGTTGAGCCGACGGGGAGCGACGAGCCACCGCTACAGTCGCCGGGGTGGCGGTTTGTCGCGCTGGTGGTGATGGAGGAGGGGCTTGAGCTGTTGGGGATGGCGCTGCTTTGCTATGCGATGCTGTCGTACCTGAGCCTGCGGGTCCGGCTGACGCTGGTCGACGCAGATGATGCGGCCCCCCGCGTTTGATCCGGCCGCGCATCCATCCGAAGGGACTCGGTAGACTGTTCGGGCTCTAATGAGGCCGCTGTTGAATATCATCCAATGCCACAACTACTACCAGATCCCCGGCGGGGAGGACGCCGTCGTCGAAGACGAACGTGCGCTGCTGGTGTCTCACGGCCATAACGTCACTCAGTTCACCAGGCACAACGACGATGTCAAAGACGTCGGCGCGGTCCGGCTCGCGGCCGGGACAGTCTGGAGCCGGGCGGCCGCGCGCGACTTGGAAGTAATGGTCCGTAAGGAAAAGGCCGCCGTTGTACATTTCCACAACACGATGCCGATGATCTCGCCCTCGGCCTATTACGCCGCGCGACGCGCGGGGGCGGCGGTCGTGCAGACGCTCCACAACTACCGGCTGCTCTGCCCCAAGGGCACGTTCTTCCGCGAAGGCACCGTCTGCGAAAAATGCCTAGGCAAGCCCGTCGCCTGGCCCGCAGTCCGGCACGCCTGCTACCGCGACAGCCGAGTGGCCAGCGCAGTCCTGACGGTGATGGGCACGACCCATCGTTTGTTCCGAACCTACCACCGCGCAGTCGATGCGTACATCGCGGCGTCCGAGTTCACGCGCGGCAAGATGCTGGTCGGCGGCCTGCCCAAGGACCGGCTGCACGTCAAACCGAACTTCGTGCTGGATGATCCCGGCGTGGGGTCGGGTGACGGCGGGTATGCGTTGTTCCTGGGTCGGTTATCGCCTGAGAAGGGGCTGGACACCCTGATCGCGGCGTGGGACCGGATGGAGTGCTTGGTACCGTTGAAGATTGTCGGCAGTGGGCCGATGGAGGATGAGGCCCGGCAGCTGGCAGCGCGTCATGAGCATGTGGAATGCCTCGGCTGGGTCGGCCAGCCCGGTCTGGGTGAGGTGATTCGGGGGGCAAGGGTGCTTGTGCTGCCTTCTTTGAACTACGAGGGTTTCCCAAAGGTGATCGTCGAGGCGTATGCGGCTGGGCTTCCGATCGTCGCATCGCGGCTGGGCTCGATGGGCGACGCCATCGTTGAGGGCACGACAGGCCGACTCTTCGAGCCGGGCGATGTCGACGATTTAGCGAAAACCATGGCGTCACTGTTTCACGACACTGATTTGCTTGCTTCGATGCGCGGCGCATCTCGGGCGGCTTACGAGACTTACTACACGGCGCAAGTGAACTACGCCAAGTTGCTTGATGTCTATCACGTGGCGCTTGAACGCCGTGCGTCTGCGTCTGAACTAACCTCTGACCCGGCTGCAACAGAACAGTCGCGGTAGAGCGCCAAGCGGCCTATCACGTGCGCAGTCTACCCAAGTTACCAATCTAGGTTTGCCTGCTTTACAAAGTTTGAGGGATGGGCCTGCGCCCTTGTAAATGGGGTCTGCGTATTGCTATACTCCACGATTGGTTCACTGCGGTATGGATACTGCGGTAAGTGGAGGTGGATCGTTCGTGGCCTGTTCATGGCGCGTGCGCTCTGAGATCGGAGAGAAAGAAAAAATGCTTGGTCGATTCCTGTTGCACCGCAGACGCCGGCGTGTGCCGAAACTCACGTCCCACGTCGCAAAGCGCTCCGCACAACTCAACCGGATGCTGGAGCGCGAGCGTGCGCGTGCCGACCGTAGCGGCCACGAGCTGTCGCTACTCCTGCTGGGCCTCGATGGCCGGAAGTCCAAGTCAGCCGACCTTGAGAAACTGATCGAAGTGATCGAGCATCGCTGCCGGATCACCGACGACGTCGGTGAGTTTGACCGGCACACGGCGTTTATCCTGCTGCCCGATACTGTGTCGCAGGGCGCGCGCCATTTCGCCGAATCGATCCAGGCGGTGATGCAGCGTCACGATGTCAAGACGTCGTACGGAATCTACAGCTATGCACCTGCCAACGCATCCAAACGCAAGCCACCTAGCGATGGTGACTCGGGCTCGGGTGGGGGACGGCGATTCGATGAGACGCCAGCGCCTGTCGCGCGGCGGATCCCCGATGACCAATCGCCTCGGCCATCCATCTCGGTAGCGGCGAAAGCGCTTGCGAAACCGGCCTACGAACTTGAAACGGTGATGACGCGCGCCCTGCCGCGATGGAAGCGTGCCGTGGACCTTGGGGTCGCCGGGACGATGCTCCTGGCGCTTTGGCCCTTGATGGTGGCGATCGGTATCGCGATTAAGATCGAGTCACGCGGCCCCGCGATGTTCCGCCAGCGCCGTGCGGGGCTTGGTGGCCGCCCGTTCTGGATCAACAAGTTCCGCACGATGGTCGATGGTGCCGAGCGACACCGCGACAACCTGCTGCACATCAACGAGCAGGATGGCCCGGCGTTCAAGATCAAGAACGACCCGCGAATCACCCGGTTTGGCGCGTTGCTGCGTAAGACCAGCCTCGATGAGCTGCCACAATTGGTCAATGTCCTACTAGGCGAGATGACACTGGTTGGCCCCCGGCCGCTGCCTTGTCACGAGTCCGATGTTTGCGAGGGCTGGCAGCGACGGCGACTCGACGTAACGCCGGGGCTGACGTGCATCTGGCAGATCTCGGGCCGGTCGACGGTGAGCTTCGACGACTGGGTCCGTATGGATTTGGCTTATCAGAAGCGGCTGACGTTCTGGCACGATGCGCGCATCCTGTTGGCGACGGTGCCCGCCGTGCTCTCGCAGCGCGGTGCACAGTAAGAACAGTTTTTCCGATTCACGCTGGAGCGATTCACGTTGACGACAACGTATTCATCTGATCTTGTTGCGCCGGTCTGCCTGGACGCCCCGCCTACTGAGGTAACGCCTGACGAGGCGGTGCATCTGGATACTGGCGTCGCAAATCCGCCTGAGAAGCTGGATGTGCTGGGCGTACTGGTCAGCAAGGCCGGGCCAGAGCAGGTCGCCGATTGTATCATGAGTTGGGCGGCGTCGGGTCGGCCGGGGATTGTCGATTTCATGCCGGTGCACGGCCTGATCGAGGCGCGTCGCCCCGACCGACGCGATGCGATGAACCAGTTCGACATCGTCGCCTGCGACGGCCAGCCCGTGCGGTGGGCGATAAACAAGCTGCACGGCTCGGGCATCACGCAGCGGGTGTACGGCCCGACGTGTATGGAAGACGTCTGCTCACGCAGCGCTGAAGAAAACATTGGCGTCTACCTCTACGGCAGCAGCCAGGAAGTCATCGACATCCTCTGCCAGATTCTGCCCGAGCGTTTCCCGGGGCTTCGTATTGTGGGTGCGGAGTCGCCGCCTTATCGAGCGCTCACGGCAACTGAAGAGGCCGAAGCGATCGACCGAATCAACGCGAGCGGCGCGGGCGTACTGTTCCTGGGGATCGGCTGCCCGAAGCAAGAAGATTTTGCGTTCAAACACCGCAAACAGATCCGCGCGGTGCAGATGTGTGTCGGCGCGGCGTTCGATTTCCACGCGGGCAAGGTCACGATGGCGCCCCGGTGGATGCAGCAGCGCGGGCTCGAGTGGCTGTACCGGCTGTACAAAGAACCACGCCGTCTCTGGAAGCGGTATGTCACGACCAACAGCGTCTTTGTATTCCTGCTGGCCCGGCGGATCGTGGTCGGCCGATAGCCCCGGGTATGGAATCGCCCCCTGAACATTCGGACAGCCGTGAGCCGCCCCCCGACAGCCCGGGCGGTAAGGGACGCGGTTTGGCCCGTCGCGCGGGGCGTGGCGCGTGGCGCGGCGGCTGGGCCCTCGCAGATCATGTGCTCTTTGCCGGGGCCAACTTTCTAGTACAACTCGGGCTGGCCCGGCATTGGCTCAGCGAACACGAGTTCGGCGCGTTCGCCGCCGCGTATGTCAGTTTCCTCGTCCTCGGGGTCATGCAGACCGCACTGCTGACCGAGCCCGTCGCCGTCTTCGGTGCGGAGCGTTACCGCGATCGGCTATCGAACTACCTCGGCAAGGCCGTCGGGATTCACCTCATGATCTCGGTGGTGGGCGGAGTCCTGCTCGCTGCGATCGGGCTGAGCCAAGTGTTCTTCGGGGAACGCACACTGGGCATCGCGCTTTGCGCGCTCTCGGTCGCGCAGGTGTTTCAGCTGCTGCCCTGGACACTGCGGGTCGCGTGCTATCTCGACTCGGACCCGATGCACGCTGGGCTGTCGGGGCTGCTCTATCTCTTCGTCGTCGTCGGGCTGCTGTTGGGCTTCGACGCGATGGGTTGGATGAGCATCCCTACGGCGATCGCGGCGATGGCGTTGTCGTCCCTGGCGGTGTGTGTCTACTTGATTTTCTTCTTACGCGTATCGCTCAGCGCCGTGTTTGAGCGCTCGGGCTACCGCGAGGTGATCCGCGACCACTGGCGCTATGGCAAGTGGGCGACGCCGACGGGCATGATGCGGTGGGTCCCCGAGCACATGCCGATCCTCGCGACGCCGCTGGTCCTGGGCTGGGCGGTCGGCAGCGATCCGGATTTTGAATCGGGGGGCGCACTCAAGGCGATGCTGCACCTGTCTGTGCCGTTCGTCTTGTTCACTTGGGCGCTCTCCACACTGCTCGTCCCGATGCTCGTGCGGCGGCGCGGGACCCGAGCGTTTGGCACGCTGTCGTGGCAGATGGTCGGCGTCACGCTCGCGGTCACACTCATCGCCTGGCCCATCATCGGGCTCAACCACGAACGCATCATCGACCTGGTCTATGCGGGCCGGTTCATCGAGCATGCCTGGCTGCTCTGGCTCGTCGGGCTGATCCCGGTCACGGTCGCGGTCGATTCTGTGCTGCACGCGCAGCTACGCGCCGTGGAGCGGCCCGACCGTTTGTTCTATGGCTCGGCCGCGTCGTCGGCGGTGCTGGTCCTGGTCGGGCTGCCGATGCTCGCGGCGTGGGGGCTGCCCGGCATCTTGAGCGCGGTGCTGGTCTGCTACGCCGTGCAGGCAGGCGTGCTGTGGATCGTCGGCGGAAAGATCATCCGTGCGGCGTGTCAACCTGGGGATTCATTGGCATCGCCCGATGTAGGCTGCACACTACAAGCAGCCGCTAACGCCGATGCCGGTGTGGTCGGATCTGACATATTGAACGGCGCGGAGGTCGTCGACTAACGGCCCATGCCCACGCAATCCCCTACGACAACAGTTGATCGTGACGCCGCAGAAACGCCGGGCGGAATTGCCGCGCAGCCAACCCCGCTCGCCCCACAGCGTCTTACCGCCGGGGGGCGCTGGCTCGCGGTGTGGATGCTCCTGCTCGCCGGGCTCGCGCTGGGGGGCAAGGGCACGGCGTACATCGGCTACGCACCGGCCTTCATCTCCGAGATCGTCCTTCTCGCCGGCTGCTTCGTGCTGCTGTTCCAGCGCGGGTGGCGCGACCTGCTCATGATGCCGACGGTCGTGCTGATCCTCGCCTTCATCGCATGGGGGCTGGTGCGCACGCTGCCGTACCTGGGCACGTACGAGTTCGACGCGCTGCGTGACGGCGTGATCTATGGCTATGCGTTGGTCGGGCTCGTGGTCGCGGGCATCCTGATTTCGCAGCCGGCGCTGCTGCCGTGGGTCTTGCAGAAGTACCGTGGGTTTGCGCGGGTGTTTTTATTGCTGATGCCGGTGTTCTGGATCGCGGGGCAAGCGCTGGACGACAAGGTGCCCGAGTGGCCGATGGCCCCGGGTATCCCCGTCATCGACCTGAGCCCGGGCGATGCGCCGGTGCACCTGGGCGGCATCGTCGCCTTCGCGATCGTCGGGCTCTTTCGCCCGGCGTTCTTCGGGCTGCCGCGCTGGTTCCTTGGTGTGCTCTGGCCTTTCATGACGCTGGTGCTGGTCGCCATCGCCGGCGCGGTGAGCCGGGGCGGGCTCGTGTCGTTTGGCCTGGCATGCACCGCCGCATTCACGATGCGCCCCAAGAGCTCGTGGGCGCGCAACTTGCTGCTCACGGTCCTTATCGTGCTGCCCCTGGTTGCGCTCATCGACCCGCGCATCCCCGTGCCCGGGCGCACACGCGAATTCTCCGTGCGCCAGCTCGTGCTCAACATTACGAGCATCGTCGGCAACGACGACATGGAAGGCGACCTCGACGAGACCAAGACCTGGCGATTGCAGTGGTGGGGCAAGATCATCGACTACACGTTCAATGGCGAATACTTCTGGCAGGGCAAGGGCTTTGGCGTAAACCTCGCCGACAGCGACGGGTTCCAGGTCGAGTTCGACGACACGCCGCTGCGAAGCCCGCACAACGGCCACCTCACGGTGCTCGCGCGGATGGGCGTGCCCGGGTTTGCGCTGTGGATCGCGCTGCAGTTGTCCTGGCTCTACGCGATGGTCAATGCGTATGTCCGTGCACGGCAGCGGGGCGATGTCACATGGATGATGCTCTTCGTGTTCCTGGTCGCGTACTGGCTGGCGATGCAGTTCAACGCGTCGTTCGATGTCTACTTCGAGGGGCCGATGGGCGGGATCTGGGTCTGGTCGATCATCGGCTTCGGCCTCGCCGCCGCGTGGATCTATGAGCGCCAGCCCGAGCTGCTCTGGGGCGACGACTTCGAGGTGCAGCCATGACCGCGCCTCATGCCGCGATCACGACGAGCTGGGACGACGGCCACCCGCTGGACCTGCGCGTTGCAACGATGCTGGTCGAGCATGGGCTGGCCGGGACGTTCTATGTGCCCCGGCAGTGGGCCCGGCCGACGATGCCCGATGCGCAATTGCGCGAGCTGGTAGACGCGGGGTTCGAGCTCGGCGGGCACACGATCGACCACGTCGTCCTGACCGACACGCCCGACGATGAAGCGGCTGCGCAGATCAAGGATTCACGCACCTGGCTGACGGACGTCGCGGGGCGCGACTGCACGATGTTCTGCCCGCCGACGGGGCGTTTCAATGCGCATCACGCGGCGATGATCGCCCAGGCCGGCTACACCGGGTTCCGCACGGTCGAGCTGTGGAGCACCGACACGCCGCGTCCATACACCAACGGCCTTCTCGAGATGCCGACATCCCTCCAGGCCCAGCCCCACGGCAGGCTGCCGGTCCTGCGCAACATCGCGAAACGCCGCAGCGCGGCAAACCTGATGCGTTTCTATCGCCTGGGCCGATCGGGCGACTGGCTGATGCAGCTCGAACGACTGGCCACACACGTCGAGGCACACGGCGGCGTCCTGCACCTGTGGGGGCATTCGTGGGAGATCGACGAATTCAAGCAATGGGACCGACTCGACGAGGCGTTTGCGATGCTGGGCTCGCTCACCGACCGTATCCCCGCGCACACCAACGGCGAACTCTGCCGACTCTATTCGTCCGATTCCTCCCATAGTCCCGAAGTTGCCTAAAGTCTGAGACAGGGCGGCTAATCGCGCGAAAAACCGGCTTACGGGCTTGGCGATCCCCTTGTTATCGGATACCTTATGGTGTTCAGCGGCGGGTTTGCCGCAAGTCGAGGAGGGACCTGCATTTCCGTGCAGCGGCTTACCAATTCGCGACGGGTCTACATTCGCCGGGCAGTGGGGATAGGAAGACTGTGAGTCAAGACACACGCGTTTCGCGTCAGGTACTGAGTCCGCACGGCAACCATGCCATGGGTGCGGCTGCCGCGCGCGCATCGGTCGGCCCCCAGGCATCGGCTCCGCCGCCGCGCAGCCTGATCGAGATCCTTCTCCATCGTAAATGGACCGTGCTGTTCTGGGTCGTGCTCGCGCTTGGGCTAGGCGCGTTGTACCAGCACTACACCCCGCCCAAATACGAAAGCCGGGCCGAGCTCGTTGTCCTCCGCGCCAACCCGGACGCCCCCGCCTCGCCGCTTTCCTCGGCCGGCCTTTCCGCGAGTGCGCCTTCCACGCACGCTTCAATCCTCCTATCGACAACCGTGCTAGAGCAGGCGCTCCAAGACCCCGCCGTCGCGCGGAGCACGCTGCTGGAGGGCGTCGAGCACCCGCTCCACTACCTACGCAAAGAACTCGAAGTGTCCGCGTCGGACGAGACCGAGACCGTCTCAATACGATTCATCGGCGAGAACCCGAACGAGGCGGCCGCGCTGATCACGGCGATCGTCCACGCCTACTTCGCCGAGCAGGGGCTGCCGGTCCGTGGGATGACGCATGCCAAGGACGATCGACCAACAACATCGGTGATGGATGAACAGGTGATCGCATCGCAGTTGTTGTTCCTCTCACAGCAGGTGGGTGAAGCGAAGATCAAGGCGGACCTCGCGCGGTCTCGCCGCGACCGGGCGATCGCCTCGGGGCGTGACATCAATCAACTCCAGCAACTGCTCAAGGAGGCGGGCGCAGATACGCAGACGATCGGCATTATGAATCTCATGTCGATGAACGACCAGCTCAGCCGGCTCGAGCAGCAGCTTCGGTCGATGCCCGAGTCCTGGGGCGCGGAGCACCGCCTGCGCGTCCCGGTGCAGCAGCAGCACGACGCATTGGTCGATCGGTACTTCCTCTCCGAACAGCGGGTCCGCCAGCAGGCCATCGCGCAACTCGAATCGGCCTACGGCCAGGCCGATTCGCACCGAGCCGAACTCGAAGCCCAATTTACACAGCTCCAGACGCAGGCCGAGCAGGCGCGGACCTCACCCGTGCGTGTTATCGACCCGCCGCGCGTCGCGACGCGCAAGTCCTCGCCGATCGCGATGAAGTCGTACGGCGTCGCCGGGTTCCTCGGCCTAATCCTCGGTGGGTTCTTCGCCGTGCGTTCAGAGATGCGCAGCCCCATCAACCCCGCACCGGCTGCGCAGCACACTCG
The sequence above is a segment of the Phycisphaeraceae bacterium D3-23 genome. Coding sequences within it:
- a CDS encoding polysaccharide deacetylase family protein, yielding MTAPHAAITTSWDDGHPLDLRVATMLVEHGLAGTFYVPRQWARPTMPDAQLRELVDAGFELGGHTIDHVVLTDTPDDEAAAQIKDSRTWLTDVAGRDCTMFCPPTGRFNAHHAAMIAQAGYTGFRTVELWSTDTPRPYTNGLLEMPTSLQAQPHGRLPVLRNIAKRRSAANLMRFYRLGRSGDWLMQLERLATHVEAHGGVLHLWGHSWEIDEFKQWDRLDEAFAMLGSLTDRIPAHTNGELCRLYSSDSSHSPEVA
- a CDS encoding sugar transferase, giving the protein MLGRFLLHRRRRRVPKLTSHVAKRSAQLNRMLERERARADRSGHELSLLLLGLDGRKSKSADLEKLIEVIEHRCRITDDVGEFDRHTAFILLPDTVSQGARHFAESIQAVMQRHDVKTSYGIYSYAPANASKRKPPSDGDSGSGGGRRFDETPAPVARRIPDDQSPRPSISVAAKALAKPAYELETVMTRALPRWKRAVDLGVAGTMLLALWPLMVAIGIAIKIESRGPAMFRQRRAGLGGRPFWINKFRTMVDGAERHRDNLLHINEQDGPAFKIKNDPRITRFGALLRKTSLDELPQLVNVLLGEMTLVGPRPLPCHESDVCEGWQRRRLDVTPGLTCIWQISGRSTVSFDDWVRMDLAYQKRLTFWHDARILLATVPAVLSQRGAQ
- a CDS encoding O-antigen ligase family protein, producing MPTQSPTTTVDRDAAETPGGIAAQPTPLAPQRLTAGGRWLAVWMLLLAGLALGGKGTAYIGYAPAFISEIVLLAGCFVLLFQRGWRDLLMMPTVVLILAFIAWGLVRTLPYLGTYEFDALRDGVIYGYALVGLVVAGILISQPALLPWVLQKYRGFARVFLLLMPVFWIAGQALDDKVPEWPMAPGIPVIDLSPGDAPVHLGGIVAFAIVGLFRPAFFGLPRWFLGVLWPFMTLVLVAIAGAVSRGGLVSFGLACTAAFTMRPKSSWARNLLLTVLIVLPLVALIDPRIPVPGRTREFSVRQLVLNITSIVGNDDMEGDLDETKTWRLQWWGKIIDYTFNGEYFWQGKGFGVNLADSDGFQVEFDDTPLRSPHNGHLTVLARMGVPGFALWIALQLSWLYAMVNAYVRARQRGDVTWMMLFVFLVAYWLAMQFNASFDVYFEGPMGGIWVWSIIGFGLAAAWIYERQPELLWGDDFEVQP
- a CDS encoding Wzz/FepE/Etk N-terminal domain-containing protein, encoding MGAAAARASVGPQASAPPPRSLIEILLHRKWTVLFWVVLALGLGALYQHYTPPKYESRAELVVLRANPDAPASPLSSAGLSASAPSTHASILLSTTVLEQALQDPAVARSTLLEGVEHPLHYLRKELEVSASDETETVSIRFIGENPNEAAALITAIVHAYFAEQGLPVRGMTHAKDDRPTTSVMDEQVIASQLLFLSQQVGEAKIKADLARSRRDRAIASGRDINQLQQLLKEAGADTQTIGIMNLMSMNDQLSRLEQQLRSMPESWGAEHRLRVPVQQQHDALVDRYFLSEQRVRQQAIAQLESAYGQADSHRAELEAQFTQLQTQAEQARTSPVRVIDPPRVATRKSSPIAMKSYGVAGFLGLILGGFFAVRSEMRSPINPAPAAQHTRPQAEGPWEVAPASLTALMRSQDDLEQVETIRDIPLLGAVPELSTGDRLTTPNFTSTASSIHQIRAVLQVQAHAQGTQSYAFTSPRRGAGKTSVAIGVASSLAVAGTRTLVVDCDLAGRIVRGQTGRPANPGHIAPFGPIDRQIGSSQNQSLDDIAVGQGYIKDERHLPPVSSSHPPRVGIVGMLEGRSLEQSAVKATVEGLWLLPASEAETRHIGQMSDAFIRDLLDQARGQFDLVLFDTGPVPGSVEALLVTSQADGVIIVVPHGESGKALDHTVSYLKVVSAQGDRHGLQSRQNHRPRQLRSSDCAGRSARAHPDAR
- a CDS encoding glycosyltransferase family 4 protein, which translates into the protein MNIIQCHNYYQIPGGEDAVVEDERALLVSHGHNVTQFTRHNDDVKDVGAVRLAAGTVWSRAAARDLEVMVRKEKAAVVHFHNTMPMISPSAYYAARRAGAAVVQTLHNYRLLCPKGTFFREGTVCEKCLGKPVAWPAVRHACYRDSRVASAVLTVMGTTHRLFRTYHRAVDAYIAASEFTRGKMLVGGLPKDRLHVKPNFVLDDPGVGSGDGGYALFLGRLSPEKGLDTLIAAWDRMECLVPLKIVGSGPMEDEARQLAARHEHVECLGWVGQPGLGEVIRGARVLVLPSLNYEGFPKVIVEAYAAGLPIVASRLGSMGDAIVEGTTGRLFEPGDVDDLAKTMASLFHDTDLLASMRGASRAAYETYYTAQVNYAKLLDVYHVALERRASASELTSDPAATEQSR
- a CDS encoding WecB/TagA/CpsF family glycosyltransferase, which gives rise to MTTTYSSDLVAPVCLDAPPTEVTPDEAVHLDTGVANPPEKLDVLGVLVSKAGPEQVADCIMSWAASGRPGIVDFMPVHGLIEARRPDRRDAMNQFDIVACDGQPVRWAINKLHGSGITQRVYGPTCMEDVCSRSAEENIGVYLYGSSQEVIDILCQILPERFPGLRIVGAESPPYRALTATEEAEAIDRINASGAGVLFLGIGCPKQEDFAFKHRKQIRAVQMCVGAAFDFHAGKVTMAPRWMQQRGLEWLYRLYKEPRRLWKRYVTTNSVFVFLLARRIVVGR